From Zalophus californianus isolate mZalCal1 chromosome 16, mZalCal1.pri.v2, whole genome shotgun sequence, one genomic window encodes:
- the ZNF750 gene encoding zinc finger protein 750 has product MSLLKERKPKKPHYIPRPPGKPFKYKCFQCPFTCNEKSHLFNHMKYGLCKNSITLVSEQDRVPKCPKSNSLDPKQTNQPDAAAKPTSAKPVANGLPHFDAKLQQSLAKDDAKENLELQARGPHRCPGQKPALHEEAAPLSPASEASRGTQPVLEGIVRPSAFVPVGEHRLKGPEHAEAPEGLALPNPTAKAPSFHTKSAFHAPSYPWKAGSPFLPPEFPHKIPSTKGFSAISPYVHPAIPEYSPHFYTEHGLATIYSPYLLSGNSPECDAPLLSIYGAQDQRHLLPPPGPVPKHLNPPSTYDHYRFFQQYHSNLPIPYGFYRPESAFSSYGLRLPPVSGISRDQSSHLLEEAALLYPALSPSKSSPSSTHKKHTEFEKESPTLEAKDSSKDEQRDTEGTKMSPRAGSAATGSPGRPSPTNFTQTSQPCAGLCGLSDKPASSSLGRLHQPEHSLTAFKPVKKSTECPHSQALENRDESPKSLDAMNGDAPGETGSASRGTEATPSSPEDGSRTAPLNLSKKPEVKPATHSPVYKDFAELQDMPLNLSVKDPCNALTPRPSFHNPLQEAEPATTAAQNTEMESSEDGPDHTQTNQNGLDTAEVPSTTHTVKARDTRAVDSSDEQKQTAAVALCQLAAYSPGNVRVGDGEPTAPKSTCQQDAPTLSATESPEAQCDLRPRGQKRTSPRDAGKSQQGTKKTKQSDTARVFTLRKRTRVS; this is encoded by the exons ATGAGTCTTCTCAAAGAGCGAAAACCAAAAAAGCCGCATTACATCCCAAGGCCTCCAGGAAAGCCCTTTAAGTATAAGTGTTTCCAGTGTCCTTTCACTTGCAATGAAAAGTCACACCTTTTCAACCACATGAAGTACGGTCTCTGCAAAAACTCCATCACTTTAGTGTCAGAGCAGGACCGCGTCCCTAAATGCCCCAAATCCAACTCTCTGGACCCTAAGCAAACCAATCAGCCAGATGCCGCAGCAAAGCCCACCTCCGCCAAGCCTGTCGCAAACGGGCTCCCACACTTTGACGCCAAGCTCCAGCAAAGCCTTGCCAAGGACGACGCAAAGGAAAACCTGGAACTGCAGGCACGTGGGCCCCACAGGTGCCCAGGACAGAAGCCTGCTCTCCACGAGGAAGCAGCACCCCTGAGTCCAGCTTCAGAAGCCAGCAGGGGCACCCAGCCCGTTCTGGAAGGCATCGTGCGGCCCTCAGCATTTGTCCCGGTGGGAGAGCACAGACTGAAAGGGCCAGAACATGCTGAGGCTCCCGAAGGGCTGGCACTGCCCAACCCCACAGCCAAAGCCCCCTCCTTCCACACCAAGTCTGCATTCCATGCTCCCAGCTACCCATGGAAAGCTGGCTCACCTTTCCTCCCTCCTGAGTTCCCACACAAAATCCCTTCGACAAAGGGGTTTAGTGCTATCTCCCCTTATGTGCACCCCGCGATCCCGGAGTACTCGCCACACTTTTACACAGAGCACGGACTGGCCACTATCTACTCACCCTACCTGCTTTCTGGGAACTCACCCGAGTGTGATGCCCCCCTGCTGTCCATCTATGGGGCCCAAGACCAGAGGCACTTGCTGCCTCCCCCAGGGCCAGTCCCGAAGCACCTGAACCCCCCCTCGACATATGACCACTACAGGTTTTTTCAGCAGTACCATTCCAACCTGCCAATCCCTTATGGGTTTTACAGACCAGAGTCTGCGTTCTCCTCCTACGGTCTCAGACTCCCACCCGTCTCAGGTATTTCCAGAGATCAAAGCTCCCACCTACTGGAAGAAGCTGCCCTGCTCTACCCGGCCTTGAGTCCGTCTAAGTCAAGTCCTTCCAGCACCCACAAAAAACACACCGAGTTTGAGAAGGAGAGCCCAACTCTCGAGGCTAAAGATTCCTCCAAAGATGAGCAGAGGGACACAGAGGGAACCAAAATGAGCCCTCGAGCAGGCAGCGCAGCCACAGGCTCCCCAGGAAGGCCGAGTCCCACCAACTTCACACAGACAAGTCAGCCATGTGCCGGGCTGTGCGGCCTCTCAGACAAGCCAGCCTCCAGCTCCCTGGGAAGGCTCCATCAGCCCGAACACAGCCTGACAGCCTTCAAGCCTGTCAAGAAAAGCACCGAGTGCCCACATTCCCAAGCTCTGGAAAACAGAGACGAGTCTCCAAAAAG cCTTGACGCCATGAACGGAGATGCTCCAGGTGAGACAGGAAGTGCCTCTCGTGGTACAGAGGCCACACCTTCCAGCCCAGAGGACGGCTCCAGGACAGCTCCGCTGAACCTCTCCAAGAAACCTGAGGTTAAACCAGCCACTCACAGCCCTGTGTACAAGGACTTTGCAGAGCTGCAGGACATGCCTCTTAATCTCTCGGTGAAAGACCCCTGCAATGCCCTGACTCCGAGACCTTCCTTCCACAACCCACTGCAAGAGGCAGAACCTGCCACCACAGCTGCTCAAAACACTGAGATGGAAAGTTCCGAAGATGGGCCAGACCACACTCAGACAAACCAGAATGGCCTTGACACTGCTGAGGTGCCATCAACAACCCATACCGTGAAGGCCCGGGACACGAGAGCGGTGGACAGCAGCGATGAGCAGAAGCAGACGGCGGCCGTGGCCCTCTGCCAACTGGCAGCCTACAGCCCGGGGAACGTCCGGGTGGGCGATGGGGAGCCCACGGCCCCGAAGTCCACCTGCCAACAAGATGCACCCACTCTCAGTGCCACGGAAAGCCCGGAGGCTCAGTGTGACCTCAGACCCAGAGGGCAAAAGAGGACAAGTCCAAGGGATGCAGGGAAGTCCCAGCAAGGAACTAAGAAGACGAAGCAGAGCGACACAGCCAGAGTGTTCACTCTTCGGAAAAGAACACGGGTGTCCTAG